A single window of Sporosarcina sp. FSL W7-1349 DNA harbors:
- a CDS encoding acyl-CoA dehydrogenase family protein: MLDTLAPEIDQIKQMVRNFVDKEVEPLAQQIEEEDHIPGHLVETAKELGLFGMSIPEEYGGIGLSVVGKAAVLGELGRSSNGFATLISAHTGIGSVGLVRLGSERLKQKYLPDMAIGKKIGAFALSEPGAGSDATNLATTAEKRGDKWILNGTKHFITNAPIADVFTVFALTDKEKGAKGGITSFVVEKEFPGLTIGKQDKKMGLRGSYTAQLIFDNCEVPEENVIGEVGMGYMSALKILGEGRVGLAARAVGSCKKLIELSASYAQEREQFGKPIAENQAIQWMLADMATETEAARMLMLKAANLLDAGKKAIKEAAMAKLYASEVFNRVADKAVQIHGGMGYVSDYPIERFYRDARITTIYEGTSEVQRIIIARDVLQANQ; the protein is encoded by the coding sequence ATGCTGGATACATTAGCGCCTGAAATCGATCAAATCAAACAAATGGTTCGAAACTTTGTGGACAAGGAGGTGGAGCCTCTTGCCCAACAAATTGAAGAGGAAGATCATATTCCTGGACACCTAGTGGAGACAGCGAAGGAACTAGGCCTGTTTGGAATGAGCATACCGGAAGAATACGGTGGAATCGGCTTAAGCGTTGTTGGAAAAGCAGCCGTCCTAGGGGAATTGGGACGTTCCAGTAATGGCTTTGCCACCTTGATTAGCGCTCACACCGGAATTGGAAGTGTCGGCTTGGTCCGATTGGGTTCCGAAAGACTAAAACAGAAGTATTTGCCGGATATGGCAATCGGTAAAAAGATCGGTGCGTTCGCCCTCTCGGAGCCGGGAGCGGGATCGGATGCGACAAACTTAGCGACGACCGCAGAAAAGCGCGGAGATAAATGGATACTCAATGGGACCAAACATTTCATCACCAATGCACCGATCGCAGATGTTTTTACAGTGTTCGCTTTGACGGATAAAGAAAAAGGGGCAAAAGGGGGAATCACTTCATTCGTCGTGGAAAAAGAGTTTCCCGGGCTGACCATCGGCAAGCAGGATAAAAAAATGGGGTTGCGTGGCTCCTATACGGCTCAGCTGATTTTCGATAATTGTGAGGTGCCGGAGGAGAATGTCATTGGAGAAGTCGGCATGGGGTATATGTCGGCATTGAAAATTTTAGGCGAAGGCCGGGTGGGGCTTGCCGCCAGAGCAGTCGGGTCCTGTAAAAAGTTAATTGAATTATCCGCTTCTTATGCGCAAGAACGAGAGCAATTCGGAAAACCGATTGCAGAAAATCAGGCGATTCAATGGATGCTGGCCGATATGGCGACGGAAACGGAAGCGGCCCGCATGCTAATGCTGAAAGCTGCGAACCTGTTGGACGCCGGAAAGAAAGCGATTAAAGAAGCCGCTATGGCCAAGTTATATGCCTCCGAAGTATTTAACCGGGTCGCCGATAAAGCGGTTCAGATCCATGGCGGCATGGGATATGTATCCGACTATCCAATTGAAAGGTTTTACCGGGATGCACGAATCACGACCATTTACGAAGGGACGAGTGAAGTGCAGCGGATTATTATCGCTCGGGATGTGTTGCAAGCAAACCAATAA
- a CDS encoding SDR family NAD(P)-dependent oxidoreductase translates to MDLGIKGRTVLVTGAAKGIGRAIATALAEEGAHVALHYQTSEEEAQETKEMIWNSGGQVTLVKGDLASLEDVQHMKDTIESELGFVHSIVNNAGYAQYKPFFKYSPDEWRREVDVCLYGVVHLAHVFIPDMIEQKEGKLINIIGDSARTGDRNLIISAAARSGAVSFLKSLAQEVGRHQIQCNTVSLGLIDQGQSYEAATLDKILKQYPLKRLGTPDDVKGAVLFLLSSLSDWITGQVLSVNGGQSMMD, encoded by the coding sequence ATGGATCTTGGCATAAAGGGAAGGACAGTGTTGGTTACCGGTGCTGCAAAAGGAATCGGAAGAGCGATTGCGACAGCGCTGGCGGAAGAAGGGGCCCATGTGGCGCTTCACTACCAAACTTCGGAAGAGGAAGCGCAGGAAACGAAGGAAATGATCTGGAATTCAGGAGGCCAGGTTACCTTGGTGAAAGGGGATCTTGCTTCGCTGGAAGATGTGCAGCATATGAAGGATACGATTGAGTCGGAGCTCGGCTTTGTCCATTCGATTGTAAATAATGCCGGCTATGCACAGTACAAACCTTTTTTTAAATACAGCCCCGATGAATGGAGACGGGAGGTAGATGTGTGCCTCTATGGAGTTGTCCATCTGGCACATGTGTTCATTCCGGATATGATAGAACAAAAGGAAGGTAAATTGATAAATATTATAGGAGATTCTGCCCGTACCGGTGACCGGAATTTGATCATATCTGCAGCTGCCCGAAGCGGCGCGGTCAGTTTTCTAAAATCCTTGGCGCAAGAGGTCGGACGCCATCAGATTCAATGTAATACGGTTTCGCTAGGACTGATCGATCAAGGGCAGTCGTATGAAGCTGCTACATTGGATAAAATCTTAAAACAATATCCATTGAAACGGCTAGGAACACCGGATGATGTAAAGGGGGCCGTCCTTTTTTTATTATCGTCTTTGTCAGATTGGATCACAGGCCAAGTACTGTCTGTCAATGGAGGACAAAGCATGATGGATTAA
- a CDS encoding SDR family NAD(P)-dependent oxidoreductase, producing MEKRIAFVTGGGSGLGREIARVLASQAMKVVVADINKENAEETVALIEEEGNEAKAVYCDVSDLEVVQNAVKESVQHYGKIDVLINNAGWDKVEPFLQSEPDTWQKIININLLGQINTCKEILPLMIENGYGKVVNIASDAARVGSSGEAVYSAAKGGVVAFTKTLAREMARHKLNVNCVAPGPADTPLFQKIGEEFEGLANSLEKAIPLRRLAQPKDIAGAVAYFVSEDAEYVTGQTLSVSGGLTMI from the coding sequence ATGGAAAAGCGGATTGCATTTGTGACAGGTGGCGGGAGCGGCTTGGGAAGGGAGATTGCCCGAGTCCTTGCCTCGCAAGCGATGAAGGTCGTCGTGGCGGATATCAATAAAGAAAATGCCGAGGAAACAGTTGCGCTGATCGAGGAAGAGGGCAATGAAGCGAAAGCGGTCTATTGCGATGTCTCCGATTTGGAAGTCGTACAGAACGCCGTGAAGGAATCTGTCCAACATTACGGAAAAATCGATGTGTTGATCAATAATGCGGGATGGGACAAAGTGGAGCCGTTCCTCCAGAGTGAGCCTGACACTTGGCAAAAAATCATCAATATTAACCTGCTTGGCCAAATCAATACTTGCAAAGAAATTTTACCTCTCATGATTGAAAATGGCTATGGAAAGGTGGTCAATATCGCTTCGGATGCCGCCCGAGTCGGATCGAGCGGGGAAGCAGTCTATTCCGCCGCAAAAGGTGGTGTTGTAGCGTTCACGAAGACGTTGGCGCGTGAGATGGCACGTCATAAATTGAACGTGAATTGCGTCGCTCCTGGACCTGCCGATACACCTCTATTCCAAAAGATCGGGGAAGAATTCGAAGGGCTTGCCAACTCTTTGGAAAAAGCGATCCCCCTTCGCCGATTGGCACAGCCAAAAGATATCGCGGGGGCAGTCGCTTATTTCGTTTCGGAAGATGCGGAGTATGTGACAGGCCAAACGCTCTCCGTCAGTGGCGGTTTGACCATGATTTGA
- a CDS encoding AMP-binding protein has protein sequence MGYETILDSAYLNNYQSKWPNKTILDYLNEQIAKSPDKVAIIDKKSRYTYKELGELVDRVALGLLEIGLKKGDVISFQLPNWNEFVILYFAATRIGAISNPLIPIYREREIGFMVKMAESKMIVIPDEFRGFQYAEMIGKLLPQWPSMEHVYVLGDKIPPGMKSFDSLLAEPWEKRRDVAVLDEIIHDPNEVTEIIFTSGTTGDPKGVMHTHNTINIAASYWVDHLSLTPEDTIFMASTFAHQTGFLYGVNLPIIYGGTGVFQDIWNPEEFLELIEKENITFTASATPFLQDTVKAAKASTNDVSSLRIFIAVGAPIPRVLVKEARKALPCAILTGWGQTENGMVTITLVDDTEEKITGTDGKAFPDMEVKVVDPSGNTLPPHEEGYLMCKGPALFVGYLKRITETKAEFQDGWFTTGDSAVMDEDDYIRITGRVKDIIIRGGENIPVAYVENVLYEHPDIETVQLVAVPDDRLQEKACAVVKMKEDRAPLTKEKIQKFLEEKGIAKQYWPEYLELMDELPTTASGKIQKFKLREMINENISTHTMG, from the coding sequence ATGGGATATGAGACAATCTTAGACTCTGCTTATCTGAATAACTATCAATCAAAGTGGCCGAATAAAACAATTTTGGACTACCTAAATGAACAAATTGCAAAGTCTCCGGATAAAGTTGCGATTATTGATAAAAAAAGCCGCTATACGTATAAAGAACTTGGTGAACTGGTCGATCGCGTTGCACTCGGACTATTGGAAATCGGTTTGAAAAAAGGAGACGTCATTTCATTCCAACTTCCCAATTGGAATGAGTTCGTCATTTTATATTTTGCCGCTACGCGTATCGGAGCGATCAGTAATCCATTGATCCCGATTTACCGGGAACGTGAAATTGGTTTTATGGTGAAGATGGCAGAGTCCAAAATGATTGTCATTCCCGACGAGTTCCGAGGGTTCCAATATGCAGAGATGATTGGCAAACTACTGCCGCAATGGCCTTCCATGGAACATGTCTACGTACTGGGGGACAAGATCCCGCCAGGCATGAAGTCTTTCGATTCCTTACTTGCAGAGCCATGGGAAAAACGGAGGGATGTCGCCGTACTTGATGAAATTATCCATGATCCGAATGAAGTGACGGAAATCATCTTCACTTCAGGAACGACAGGAGATCCAAAAGGAGTTATGCATACGCATAATACGATTAATATCGCGGCTTCCTATTGGGTCGATCATCTATCGTTGACGCCTGAGGATACTATTTTCATGGCTTCGACGTTCGCGCATCAGACAGGATTTCTTTATGGTGTCAATTTACCGATCATCTATGGAGGAACAGGTGTCTTCCAGGATATTTGGAATCCGGAAGAGTTCCTTGAATTGATTGAGAAAGAAAACATCACCTTCACGGCGAGTGCTACGCCGTTTTTACAAGATACTGTCAAAGCGGCAAAAGCGAGCACAAATGATGTAAGTTCTCTTCGGATTTTCATTGCAGTCGGGGCACCGATCCCGCGTGTTCTCGTAAAGGAGGCGCGTAAAGCGTTGCCATGTGCCATCTTGACGGGTTGGGGGCAAACGGAAAATGGCATGGTGACCATCACCTTGGTGGACGATACGGAAGAAAAAATTACGGGTACGGATGGTAAAGCGTTTCCGGATATGGAAGTGAAAGTGGTCGATCCATCGGGGAACACATTGCCGCCTCATGAAGAAGGCTATCTGATGTGCAAAGGACCAGCTTTGTTTGTCGGCTATTTGAAACGAATTACAGAAACGAAAGCCGAATTCCAGGACGGCTGGTTCACTACGGGGGATAGCGCGGTGATGGATGAGGACGACTATATCCGAATTACCGGACGTGTCAAAGACATCATCATCCGAGGCGGTGAAAATATCCCAGTTGCGTACGTTGAAAATGTCCTCTATGAACATCCGGATATTGAAACTGTTCAGCTCGTGGCGGTCCCGGATGATCGTCTTCAAGAGAAGGCCTGCGCTGTCGTCAAGATGAAAGAGGATAGGGCTCCGCTGACGAAGGAGAAGATACAAAAATTTCTGGAGGAAAAAGGGATCGCAAAGCAATATTGGCCGGAATATCTTGAATTGATGGACGAGCTGCCGACTACTGCGAGTGGAAAAATCCAAAAATTCAAGCTTCGTGAAATGATAAATGAAAATATCTCTACTCATACGATGGGGTAG
- the menB gene encoding 1,4-dihydroxy-2-naphthoyl-CoA synthase, whose translation MELQDVIYKKEDGVATITINRPEVYNAFRSLTVKELIWSFRDAWDDNQIGAVILTGVGEKAFCTGGDQSKKGDDSGYDGSGGLGGGIGMEIEALHHTIRNIPKPVIAAVNGYAIGGGHVLHVICDLTIAAETAIFGQTGPKVGSYDAGFGSAYLARVVGEKKAREIWYLCEKYSAEEAKEMGLVNKIVPASELMAAAEDWARKIAEKSPTAIKMLKYSFNADSANISGITQMAMGSLAMFYNTEESAEGRDAFLEKRPVDFKKFRG comes from the coding sequence ATGGAATTACAAGATGTGATTTATAAAAAAGAGGATGGGGTGGCAACGATCACCATCAACCGACCAGAAGTGTATAATGCTTTTCGCTCTCTGACCGTAAAGGAGCTGATTTGGTCCTTTCGGGATGCGTGGGATGACAACCAGATTGGGGCCGTTATTTTAACTGGTGTCGGAGAGAAAGCATTTTGCACGGGAGGCGACCAAAGCAAAAAGGGGGATGATAGCGGATATGATGGTTCTGGCGGGCTTGGCGGCGGTATCGGAATGGAAATCGAAGCATTGCATCATACGATCCGGAATATTCCCAAACCGGTCATCGCGGCAGTGAATGGCTATGCCATCGGAGGCGGGCATGTGCTTCACGTCATCTGCGACCTGACCATTGCAGCCGAAACGGCTATCTTCGGACAGACCGGCCCGAAAGTGGGCAGCTATGACGCCGGCTTCGGCTCGGCTTATTTGGCCCGCGTTGTAGGAGAGAAAAAAGCAAGGGAAATCTGGTACTTATGCGAGAAGTACTCCGCAGAAGAGGCAAAGGAAATGGGACTGGTGAATAAAATCGTACCGGCTTCAGAATTGATGGCCGCTGCGGAGGATTGGGCGAGAAAAATTGCTGAAAAGAGCCCGACAGCCATCAAAATGTTGAAATACTCATTCAACGCAGATTCGGCAAACATCAGTGGTATTACACAAATGGCGATGGGCAGCCTAGCCATGTTTTACAACACGGAAGAATCCGCGGAAGGACGAGATGCTTTTCTGGAGAAACGCCCTGTGGACTTTAAAAAATTTAGAGGATAG
- a CDS encoding acyl-CoA dehydrogenase family protein, which translates to MNFDFDIEQVSFQEMLRDFSLKELLPQYTKWDRDNTFPRHLWKKLGELGVNGLRIPEEYGGSGADCVMTGIAAEEIGRGDFNLTYAVMLNALASEIISNHATEELKKTWLPQIASGEKVVGVAITEPAAGTDAGGILSTARRKGDHYILNGEKSGISAATIGDMFIVFAKTDLDAGSRGISAFIVPTDLPGVECKGYDDMGNKLIGRGSVYLNDVEVPAENLIGLENRGFAQVMNGFDLSRLLIGLQCAGAAFQSIDETIEHVKNRHSFGKPLATYQGVSFPIVTHYTNLELIKWQAYRGLWLRDQGRKHSKEASSVKWLGPKMSQEAIHECMLLNGHYAYTEEMPLEQRLRDVIGLEIGDGTAQANKFVIAKEIIGKEYRPY; encoded by the coding sequence ATGAATTTTGATTTTGATATTGAACAGGTGTCTTTTCAGGAGATGTTGCGGGACTTTTCACTGAAAGAACTCCTTCCCCAGTATACGAAATGGGATCGAGACAATACCTTCCCTCGGCATTTATGGAAAAAGCTTGGGGAACTGGGCGTCAACGGACTTCGGATCCCGGAAGAATACGGGGGGAGCGGCGCGGATTGCGTCATGACCGGTATAGCTGCGGAGGAAATCGGCAGGGGAGATTTCAATTTGACGTATGCGGTCATGTTAAATGCCCTAGCGTCAGAGATCATTAGTAATCACGCGACGGAAGAATTGAAGAAAACGTGGCTTCCTCAAATTGCGAGCGGCGAAAAAGTGGTCGGTGTCGCCATTACCGAACCGGCGGCGGGAACAGATGCAGGCGGCATCCTTTCCACTGCTAGGCGGAAAGGGGATCATTATATCCTGAACGGTGAAAAGTCCGGAATCAGCGCGGCGACAATCGGTGATATGTTCATCGTGTTTGCCAAGACCGACCTAGATGCGGGAAGCCGGGGGATCAGCGCATTCATCGTTCCTACCGATCTCCCGGGGGTGGAATGCAAAGGCTATGACGATATGGGGAATAAGCTGATCGGAAGAGGCTCCGTTTATCTGAATGATGTGGAAGTGCCGGCTGAGAATTTGATTGGCCTAGAGAATCGCGGGTTTGCCCAAGTGATGAACGGTTTCGACTTAAGTCGTTTGCTCATCGGGCTCCAATGTGCCGGAGCGGCGTTCCAAAGCATTGATGAAACGATCGAACATGTGAAGAACCGGCATTCATTCGGAAAACCATTGGCGACCTACCAGGGCGTCTCCTTTCCGATCGTTACCCATTACACCAACTTGGAATTGATCAAATGGCAAGCCTATCGCGGTCTATGGCTGCGAGATCAAGGAAGAAAGCATTCCAAAGAAGCGTCATCCGTGAAATGGCTCGGCCCTAAAATGAGTCAAGAAGCTATTCACGAGTGCATGTTGCTAAATGGGCATTATGCCTATACGGAGGAGATGCCGCTGGAGCAGCGCTTGCGGGATGTGATCGGTTTGGAAATCGGGGATGGTACGGCCCAGGCGAATAAATTTGTCATTGCCAAAGAGATCATTGGAAAAGAGTATCGACCGTATTGA
- a CDS encoding acyl-CoA dehydrogenase family protein has product MNFTFTEEQEMLRNTVRGFVDKEIMPYIGEWDRAGQSDPAIFKRLAELGLMGVCIPEEYGGSGMDYNSLAIVCEELERGDTAFRTAVSVHTGLNSMTLLQWGTEEQKRRYLIPQSKGEKIGAFGLTEPGAGSNVAALETTAKREGDHYILNGQKTWISLCDIADNFIVFAYTGDRAEKHKGISAFIVERSWEGFSSKAIKGKLGIRAGNTGELFFEDVKVPKENLLGKEGEGFKIAMAALDNGRFTVAAGAVGQIMACLEASVNYCHERETFGKEIGKHQLVQQMIAKMEAGYQMSRLLVYRAGELKNAGKRNTRETSLAKWQACDFANQAADDAVQIHGAYGYSDEYPVERYLRNSKAPVIYEGTREIHTIMQAEYVLGYREDKLLNQMLPAWKVEQTI; this is encoded by the coding sequence ATGAATTTTACTTTTACAGAAGAGCAGGAAATGTTGCGCAATACGGTACGAGGTTTTGTGGATAAGGAAATTATGCCGTACATCGGGGAATGGGATCGTGCCGGCCAGTCCGATCCAGCAATATTCAAACGGCTTGCCGAACTCGGTTTGATGGGGGTGTGCATTCCAGAAGAATATGGCGGAAGCGGGATGGACTATAATTCATTAGCCATCGTTTGTGAAGAATTGGAACGGGGAGATACCGCTTTCCGGACGGCTGTCTCCGTCCATACGGGATTGAATAGTATGACGTTATTGCAGTGGGGGACGGAGGAACAAAAGAGGAGATATTTAATTCCCCAATCGAAGGGTGAGAAGATTGGGGCCTTCGGTTTGACGGAGCCCGGGGCCGGTTCGAATGTCGCGGCTCTGGAGACGACCGCGAAGCGCGAGGGGGATCACTATATCCTCAATGGTCAGAAGACCTGGATCTCTCTCTGTGACATTGCGGACAACTTCATCGTGTTTGCTTATACGGGTGACCGTGCAGAAAAACATAAAGGGATTTCAGCATTTATCGTAGAACGTAGTTGGGAGGGGTTCTCATCAAAAGCGATCAAAGGGAAATTGGGAATCCGCGCGGGGAATACGGGGGAACTTTTCTTTGAAGATGTGAAAGTCCCGAAAGAAAATCTGCTTGGCAAAGAGGGCGAAGGATTTAAAATTGCCATGGCAGCACTGGATAACGGCCGTTTCACTGTCGCAGCCGGAGCTGTCGGGCAAATCATGGCTTGTCTGGAGGCGAGTGTGAACTATTGCCACGAACGTGAAACGTTTGGCAAAGAGATCGGCAAGCATCAGCTTGTCCAGCAGATGATTGCGAAGATGGAAGCGGGTTATCAGATGAGCAGATTGCTCGTGTACCGCGCCGGAGAATTAAAGAATGCGGGCAAACGGAACACGAGAGAGACTTCGCTCGCCAAATGGCAGGCATGTGATTTTGCCAATCAAGCAGCGGATGATGCCGTACAAATCCACGGGGCTTACGGTTATTCGGATGAGTACCCGGTCGAGCGTTACTTGCGAAATTCCAAGGCGCCGGTCATTTATGAAGGGACACGTGAAATCCATACGATCATGCAGGCGGAATACGTACTTGGGTACCGGGAAGATAAGCTGCTGAATCAAATGCTCCCTGCCTGGAAAGTCGAACAGACCATCTAG
- a CDS encoding DUF3870 domain-containing protein, whose product MNTIFIAGHARLPSGMAAQNMYETLTITAEIDKKYGVIVTASCTLATLHGRDFFQQILKGHSLQDGIEKPIADIKNHYLGKASNALVSALKDLHKQYENLKG is encoded by the coding sequence ATGAATACGATTTTTATCGCTGGACATGCAAGGCTCCCATCAGGAATGGCGGCACAAAATATGTATGAAACACTCACGATTACGGCTGAAATTGATAAGAAGTACGGCGTAATCGTGACGGCTAGTTGTACGTTGGCGACACTTCACGGAAGGGATTTTTTTCAACAAATTTTAAAAGGCCATAGTTTGCAGGATGGTATTGAAAAGCCTATCGCGGATATTAAAAATCATTACTTGGGAAAGGCGAGCAATGCGTTGGTCTCTGCGCTGAAGGACTTACATAAACAATATGAAAATCTCAAAGGTTGA
- a CDS encoding ABC transporter substrate-binding protein, whose protein sequence is MVVGLVLILGACTPKESSQPKPAPAPVPTPETPAEEATDKLTPLDERVKILIAEDGAASGAGFYIAKEKGYFEEMNIEVDFADFANSDDMLPALAAGEVDIAGGVSTASFFNAIAQGIDVRIIADKGHNMPGKSYFTFVIGNHMVDVIKDYPDFKGKKIAVSSRNSIDGYIYEEMLKHAGLTEDDVEYVHIADFGAMLGAIDSGTIDAALSIEPLIAQGVANGFHHRFKDATDYAPESQIAMVLASPKFMENDPVSLRFMAAYLKGVRDYNDAFFKDIGKEEVVDIMVKHTALKDPALWDQVNVTGLDANGKMFVEDIKKQYDTYKANGAIRGEIDFDKAVDTSLAEEAVEILGVYE, encoded by the coding sequence ATGGTCGTCGGGCTTGTTCTGATCCTTGGGGCTTGTACTCCGAAAGAATCGTCCCAACCGAAACCCGCTCCTGCCCCTGTTCCGACACCAGAAACTCCGGCTGAGGAGGCAACCGATAAACTGACTCCGTTGGACGAACGGGTAAAAATCTTGATTGCCGAAGATGGCGCGGCTTCGGGTGCGGGATTCTATATCGCAAAAGAAAAAGGATATTTTGAAGAAATGAATATCGAAGTGGATTTCGCCGATTTTGCGAACAGTGATGATATGTTGCCAGCCCTTGCTGCCGGAGAAGTAGACATTGCGGGCGGCGTGTCAACTGCATCTTTCTTTAACGCCATTGCGCAAGGAATCGACGTGCGCATCATTGCGGATAAGGGCCATAATATGCCGGGGAAATCGTATTTCACGTTTGTCATCGGCAACCATATGGTCGATGTGATCAAGGATTATCCAGACTTCAAAGGAAAGAAAATTGCCGTCTCATCCCGTAACTCCATTGATGGATATATTTATGAAGAGATGTTGAAGCATGCCGGCCTCACAGAGGATGATGTGGAATACGTCCATATTGCGGACTTCGGGGCGATGTTGGGGGCGATTGACTCCGGTACGATTGATGCCGCGCTCAGTATCGAGCCGCTCATTGCACAAGGAGTCGCCAATGGGTTCCACCACCGGTTCAAAGATGCGACAGACTATGCGCCTGAATCACAGATCGCCATGGTTCTCGCCTCGCCGAAGTTCATGGAAAACGATCCCGTATCCTTGCGTTTCATGGCTGCTTATTTAAAAGGAGTCCGTGACTATAATGACGCGTTTTTCAAAGACATCGGCAAGGAAGAGGTCGTGGATATAATGGTGAAGCATACGGCCTTGAAAGACCCAGCCCTATGGGATCAGGTGAACGTCACCGGCCTAGATGCAAACGGCAAGATGTTCGTAGAGGATATAAAGAAACAATATGATACGTATAAGGCGAACGGGGCGATCCGGGGAGAAATCGATTTTGATAAAGCGGTTGACACTTCCTTGGCGGAAGAGGCCGTTGAAATATTGGGAGTGTATGAGTAA
- a CDS encoding ABC transporter ATP-binding protein, giving the protein MGGKTKIAIQNLTKAFYKKQGSVTALDNINLTIDEGEFVCLVGPSGCGKTTLLRILAGLESPSIGDFTIATAGEDRPLQSMVFQERGIIPWLTVEENVAFGLKMRHLPKKLIRERTDYYLKKTGLQKFSSLYPKELSGGMKQRVSIARAFANDPEILLMDEPFAALDEQNKFILQEELLSIWEETGKTVLFITHSIDEALLLGDRILLMSSQPGRIVEEIRIDMPRPRTMEDIRKDPIMASRFVDIWQHLQDEVQRSRREKA; this is encoded by the coding sequence ATGGGTGGAAAAACAAAGATTGCAATACAGAATTTGACCAAAGCCTTCTATAAAAAGCAGGGGAGCGTCACAGCGCTTGATAATATCAACTTGACAATCGACGAAGGGGAATTCGTCTGTCTTGTCGGTCCGAGCGGCTGTGGCAAAACGACGCTGCTCCGAATTTTGGCCGGACTGGAAAGCCCGAGCATTGGAGACTTCACCATTGCCACGGCAGGAGAGGATCGGCCGCTTCAATCGATGGTGTTTCAGGAACGGGGAATCATCCCATGGCTCACCGTGGAGGAAAATGTGGCATTTGGTCTGAAAATGCGACATTTGCCAAAGAAACTCATACGAGAACGGACCGACTATTATTTGAAAAAGACGGGGTTACAAAAATTTTCGTCCCTCTATCCGAAAGAACTTTCCGGCGGGATGAAGCAACGGGTCAGCATCGCCCGAGCCTTCGCCAATGATCCAGAAATCTTGCTGATGGATGAACCGTTCGCCGCGTTGGATGAGCAAAATAAGTTCATCTTGCAGGAAGAGCTTTTATCAATTTGGGAAGAAACCGGAAAGACGGTGCTTTTCATTACCCATAGCATCGATGAAGCTTTGCTTCTCGGTGACCGCATCCTATTGATGAGCTCCCAGCCCGGCCGGATTGTAGAGGAGATCCGGATAGATATGCCGCGTCCCCGTACAATGGAAGACATTCGAAAAGATCCGATCATGGCCAGTCGGTTTGTTGACATTTGGCAACATTTGCAAGATGAAGTGCAACGGTCCAGACGAGAAAAAGCGTAA
- a CDS encoding ABC transporter permease, with the protein MLTIISPIFLLALWELLSRTGMIDVRFFPPPSAIIGTFWQMLTSGVMASHIGVSLYRIFAGFLAGVIPGVVIGLLMGLYSPIRHFVSPIVMALMPIPTLALLPIIIILFGIGDLSKVVTIAGSVFFPVVINTAAGVINIDKIYLDVAQNYGASRWNFFWKIALPGAMPVMLEGIQMGQAIALLTIVAAEMMGATSGIGYLIWVSYKAFLLKEMYVGLILISFFGYLFSLVLRGIQKKILPWR; encoded by the coding sequence ATGCTAACGATCATTTCGCCCATTTTCCTCCTTGCCTTATGGGAACTTTTGTCGAGGACTGGAATGATTGACGTTCGTTTTTTCCCGCCGCCATCCGCAATTATAGGCACGTTTTGGCAGATGTTGACAAGCGGTGTAATGGCTAGCCATATCGGAGTCTCGCTATACCGAATCTTTGCCGGGTTCCTGGCTGGTGTCATTCCTGGCGTGGTCATCGGCTTGCTGATGGGATTGTATTCACCGATCCGGCACTTTGTTTCCCCGATTGTGATGGCCCTCATGCCGATCCCCACCCTGGCTTTGCTACCCATCATCATCATTTTATTCGGTATTGGTGATTTGTCGAAAGTTGTAACGATCGCGGGAAGCGTTTTTTTCCCTGTCGTCATCAATACAGCAGCCGGCGTCATCAATATCGACAAGATCTACCTTGATGTGGCACAAAACTATGGAGCTAGCCGATGGAATTTCTTCTGGAAGATCGCGCTGCCTGGCGCCATGCCGGTCATGTTGGAAGGGATCCAAATGGGGCAGGCGATTGCACTTCTGACGATTGTGGCTGCGGAAATGATGGGAGCGACTTCGGGAATCGGTTATTTGATATGGGTGTCGTATAAAGCATTCCTTCTTAAGGAAATGTATGTGGGCCTCATTCTGATATCATTTTTCGGGTATCTGTTCTCGTTAGTGCTTCGGGGAATCCAGAAGAAAATCCTGCCATGGAGGTGA